The following are encoded together in the Drosophila biarmipes strain raj3 chromosome 3L, RU_DBia_V1.1, whole genome shotgun sequence genome:
- the LOC108034630 gene encoding zonadhesin has translation MKFVWILMSLQLMLLATALSARQCAKPTVAPRPTEDPDDPTDDPWDPTEESSEDPWDPTDDPTGPTVKPTGVPTEGPSKPTSTKEPSLPTGDPTQNPSDPTEEPSEPTEEPTDSPSDPTEKPSEPTAEPTDSPSDPTEKPTDEPSSPTGQPTEDPTKEPNDPTAETTDSPLDPTGEPQTTVDGRSSEKPTDKPLTSSESPTQTTPSIDVDASCRTHNGVQFLPHPYDCHLYIHCNGDVGYVMACPSDLFWNSIEQTCNKTCA, from the exons ATGAAGT TCGTCTGGATTTTGATGTCCTTGCAGCTTATGCTGCTAGCAACTGCTCTCAGTGCCAGACAATGTGCCAAACCAACAGTTGCCCCTCGACCCACGGAGGATCCCGATGACCCCACCGACGATCCATGGGATCCGACTGAGGAATCATCTGAGGATCCATGGGATCCAACTGATGACCCCACGGGTCCCACGGTGAAGCCCACAGGAGTTCCAACCGAAGGTCCTTCCAAACCTACATCCACCAAAGAACCTTCACTACCAACGGGTGATCCCACTCAAAATCCGTCGGATCCCACTGAAGAACCATCAGAACCAACAGAAGAACCAACTGATAGTCCATCGGATCCCACTGAAAAACCATCAGAACCAACAGCAGAACCAACTGATAGTCCGTCGGATCCCACGGAAAAACCCACGGATGAACCATCCTCTCCAACGGGTCAACCCACTGAAGATCCAACTAAGGAGCCCAATGATCCGACTGCGGAGACAACGGACTCCCCTTTGGATCCTACTGGAGAGCCACAAACAACGGTCGACGGTCGAAGTTCGGAAAAACCAACTGATAAGCCGCTGACTTCTAGTGAATCACCGACCCAGACTACTCCGAGCATTGATGTGGACGCCTCTTGCCGGACTCATAACGGAGTCCAGTTTCTGCCACATCCGTATGATTGTCATCTATACATACACTGCAATGGGGATGTGGGATACGTAATGGCTTGCCCAAGTGATCTTTTCTGGAATTCGATCGAGCAGACTTGCAACAAGACCTGCGCCTAA
- the LOC108035466 gene encoding uncharacterized protein LOC108035466 produces MKVTLLAVVTLTAVASFVGAADPECIYRKIRGLSPHWPKPLSCSTYYRCSSKNTVRKVTCPVGKEYNPKSGRCSNAGRGLCKLSLIAPLAETTNVCSTEVNGAYLAKSGYCGEFYICDEQSAYPQKCDSGSYFNDTQGACVPDTSSTCWQNLCIGKSNGVFLANEQNCGSYYVCSDSEATLQYCPLGSFFNTTLAACTVDTGNKECWANFCIGKDDGSAVADESNCSAFYMCYNNTATAQVCPEGSHFEDTNWGCVPGDCSTESPCDDVTTTTTEPCDEVTTEPPTSCDCGDIKNAELIPDKDSCRKYFICANGVLVSKDCGKGNLFNATLSVCEVDSKNECCVADCSDGEVKVDPQDCTKYFKCQSADWTSTSCAAGSYFNVTLKACQVDKDNVCIEVAALNQCNARDTPLSSKNCYSYKVCIDGQWEDETCLADYYFDASVGICRPDTDNFCPENRSSGSRQKRSVEDCTCEGGIEQGAIISHPTDCDKYLICENGELVLGECGAGNVFKNCSGVCAPDYKATCWVCFNKPNGYQMPNPTDCTSYLTCWNGLATEHSCGSGQWYNGNGECAVDIYGKCIDPCSCTKNGNVAHPICTDYFQCTNGVPKVVQCPAGEAFDSETGLCSATVACSAKECATASDGTTYAVPDDTSKFYVCLNKEPTIVACQANTAYNADLGICKTIPSTDCDQSVCKTATEDSTYASQNSDNSTFCVCQNGGGYIKSCAAGLFYDETTETCSYTGNCDPQICTGESEYYVSTDYVDGNSFCLCRAGEPISVPCPRGYTFDSQTLECVLISQPDPRCPCNGCADKTDYDTIAALDTTDGFCLCVNEVPKYVSCPDNSQYDEYQGYCVSNGDDTTCPVNACDATACETESDFTPFPLESDPSGFCYCQDLCPIYRACDDNLEFNEKLGICTEPVDPCYVPKCNEDECDVLAEYTPYEPNEGSDGFCYCAGGLPVFRPCSDDQEFDASLGICKTPADGCVTALCDVDKCSSYSDYVPFPVNGATEDSSSFCYCQDGEVVLTQCSPEMVFLADQERCGVVAASECVCEAGQCGTSGDYETYPALNTVNGFCLCVDGTPVFKDCSEGDTYSTAVGACLSPSSKVHEALLCDSSRCHSRAVLATTFAATNTSSGYCSCQEVGVSTFTSCADEHVYEESAGSCVVEACDYSNCLNKAAFETFEAKNTTDGFCSCDGVATFHHCETGHVFDKAQGICLLKNAMAMISCNLKECLRRGQFEPFAAENTRSGFCSCDDQERVSVTFHPCAEGQHFDAELGVCKDHRIQKRSLEAEENICDIDEKRSVPANCSQYEVCVDGHWRRRTCSDQRYYNPEQQRCLEPRDDLVCAYARVSNLPPCNNVSESQTVVAKSGNCLQYFRCYGGKWRLRNCPKQHYYSSSVGSCLPLPRGHEQDRNQTMCGLARSKSVSNSSQDCQQLAVRPSLAGGCQSYLMCLDNSWWLHQCPLGMFFSQEHNYCLPNDAGQCSPPAEQNGTNCSNGDSRSLVGSCHSYELCAGGQWTRRRCQEREQFEPMLGCIPSDGSCHDNGMRRICREGELRAQFGDSCSQTFLYCDAEEWHLGSCLRGHSFAASLNKCQVQSQCQLQMRDLPSENQCLGQMDGLSVADPTDCTRFYLCLQQVPAILQNCVSGSFFDSSQGYCRPNDGSCQLAICSGLEDGKLVAHPEDCRSYYSCSSQNGTRLIQCDEGQYFHSLLSICRMDYGQCRKVSNDEDTATATRLCSGLHGVKLPHERYCNLYYACVKGLAIPVECPAEQQFNPVLSTCEPENQAVQPCPNGQLEGNVSYVYSCGNLHDGSFLANRTDCTRYFICAGGVATAQRCAAGSFFDPEQLLCVADDGSCPLVESVPDDDDTPNNQHVPPDPLVCEGKHGYIMPDPANCNNFYLCVSGKLRHELCYTDYFFNATLQQCQAHEVISDGDSITENPVESQQVELGGQEKAATNGICKDAPTTFAGICGIIGNGAYVAEQGDCRRYTSCEDDEPVSQRCRNGESFDSLLGICRQNDGTCLMENGERVGVCNGKHGQLTRDADNCRGYFTCVHGQKIEGECAQGEWFNRLTNSCEVDVLQQCKSSSEEVISADNLG; encoded by the exons ATGAAAG TTACTCTGCTAGCTGTGGTGACACTCACTGCAGTGGCATCCTTCGTTGGAGCCGCCGATCCTGAATGTATATACCGGAAGATACGAGGTCTCTCGCCGCACTGGCCGAAACCCTTGAGCTGCTCCACCTACTACCGTTGCTCCTCGAAGAACACTGTGCGCAAGGTGACATGCCCGGTGGGCAAGGAATACAACCCGAAGAGTGGCAGGTGCTCCAACGCAGGACGGGGTCTGTGCAAGCTGAGCCTCATTGCTCCACTTGCCGAg ACCACTAATGTGTGTTCCACCGAAGTGAATGGAGCCTATCTAGCCAAGAGCGGCTATTGTGGCGAGTTCTACATCTGTGATGAGCAGTCGGCCTACCCTCAGAAGTGCGACTCGGGAAGCTACTTCAATGATACCCAGGGTGCCTGCGTCCCGGACACGAGCTCCACTTGCTGGCAGAACCTGTGTATCGGAAAGTCGAACGGTGTCTTCCTGGCTAACGAGCAGAACTGCGGCAGCTACTACGTGTGCTCCGACTCGGAGGCCACTCTTCAGTATTGTCCTCTGGGCAGCTTCTTCAACACTACATTGGCCGCCTGCACTGTCGATACTGGAAACAAGGAATGCTGGGCTAACTTCTGCATTGGAAAAGATGATGGATCGGCTGTAGCCGACGAGTCCAACTGCTCCGCGTTTTACATGTGCTACAACAATACGGCCACCGCTCAGGTATGTCCCGAAGGTAGCCACTTTGAGGACACCAACTGGGGCTGTGTTCCTGGGGATTGTTCCACGGAGTCACCTTGCGATGAC GTgacaaccaccaccaccgaaCCCTGTGATGAAGTGACCACGGAACCTCCAACCTCCTGCGATTGCGGTGACATCAAGAACGCCGAATTGATTCCCGATAAGGATAGCTGCCGCAAGTATTTCATCTGCGCCAACGGAGTCCTGGTGTCCAAAGATTGCGGCAAAGGCAACTTGTTCAATGCCACCCTCAGCGTTTGCGAGGTGGACTCCAAGAACGAGTGCTGTGTGGCTGATTGCAGCGATGGTGAAGTGAAAGTGGATCCCCAGGACTGCACCAAGTACTTCAAGTGCCAGAGTGCCGACTGGACGTCCACATCCTGTGCAGCAGGAAGCTATTTCAATGTAACTCTGAAGGCTTGCCAAGTGGACAAGGACAATGTGTGCATTGAAGTCGCGGCTCTTAACCAATGCAATGCCCGAGATACTCCACTCAGCAGTAAGAACTGTTACAGCTACAAGGTCTGCATCGATGGCCAGTGGGAGGACGAGACCTGCTTGGCGGACTACTACTTCGATGCCTCTGTTGGCATTTGCCGCCCGGATACCGACAACTTCTGCCCGGAGAACAGATCGAGTGGATCCCGCCAGAAGAGAAGCGTGGAGGATTGCACCTGCGAGGGTGGCATCGAGCAGGGCGCCATCATCAGTCATCCCACCGATTGCGATAAGTATCTGATCTGCGAAAATGGAGAGCTGGTGCTGGGCGAGTGCGGCGCGGGCAATGTCTTCAAGAATTGCAGCGGCGTTTGCGCTCCGGACTACAAGGCCACCTGCTGGGTGTGCTTCAACAAACCGAATGGCTACCAGATGCCCAATCCGACCGACTGCACCAGCTACTTGACCTGCTGGAACGGCTTGGCCACGGAGCACTCTTGTGGATCCGGCCAGTGGTATAATGGCAATGGAGAGTGCGCCGTCGATATCTACGGCAAGTGTATCGACCCATGCTCCTGCACCAAAAACGGCAACGTAGCCCATCCCATCTGCACCGATTACTTCCAGTGCACGAACGGAGTTCCCAAGGTGGTGCAGTGCCCCGCCGGCGAGGCCTTCGATTCTGAAACCGGTCTGTGCTCCGCCACCGTGGCGTGCTCGGCCAAGGAGTGTGCCACCGCCTCTGATGGCACCACCTACGCCGTGCCCGACGACACAAGCAAGTTCTACGTGTGCCTCAACAAGGAGCCCACCATTGTAGCCTGTCAGGCCAACACCGCCTACAATGCTGACCTCGGCATTTGTAAGACCATACCCAGT ACCGATTGCGACCAGAGCGTGTGCAAGACTGCCACCGAGGACTCGACCTACGCATCTCAGAATAGCGACAATTCGACTTTCTGCGTCTGCCAAAATGGTGGAGGATACATCAAGTCATGCGCCGCGGGATTGTTCTACGACGAAACTACAGAAACCTGCTCTTAC ACAGGAAACTGTGATCCTCAGATATGCACCGGTGAGTCGGAGTACTACGTTTCTACGGACTACGTGGACGGCAATAGTTTCTGCCTGTGCCGCGCTGGCGAACCCATCTCAGTGCCCTGTCCCAGAGGCTACACTTTCGACAGCCAGACCCTGGAGTGCGTCCTCATTTCTCAGCCAGAC CCACGTTGCCCCTGCAATGGATGCGCGGACAAGACCGACTACGATACTATTGCTGCTTTGGATACTACCGATGGCTTCTGCCTCTGCGTGAATGAGGTTCCCAAGTACGTCAGCTGCCCCGATAATTCCCAATATGATGAATATCAGGGTTACTGCGTCAGCAATGGA GACGATACCACTTGCCCTGTGAACGCCTGTGATGCCACCGCCTGTGAGACGGAATCGGACTTCACTCCCTTCCCCTTGGAAAGCGATCCATCTGGGTTCTGCTACTGCCAAGACCTATGTCCAATCTATCGCGCCTGTGACGATAATTTGGAGTTCAACGAAAAGTTAGGAATCTGCACTGAACCAGTG GATCCCTGCTATGTCCCTAAATGCAATGAAGACGAATGTGACGTCCTGGCTGAGTACACCCCTTATGAGCCCAACGAGGGATCCGATGGATTCTGCTATTGTGCCGGCGGTCTGCCTGTCTTCCGTCCCTGTTCCGATGACCAGGAATTCGATGCCTCTTTGGGAATATGCAAAACGCCAGCG GATGGCTGCGTGACTGCCCTGTGCGATGTTGACAAGTGCTCCTCCTACAGCGACTACGTCCCCTTCCCTGTGAACGGGGCCACCGAGGACAGCTCTTCCTTCTGTTACTGTCAAGATGGCGAGGTTGTCCTGACGCAGTGCAGCCCCGAAATGGTGTTCCTTGCGGATCAGGAGCGATGCGGAGTGGTGGCG GCATCCGAGTGCGTTTGCGAAGCGGGACAGTGCGGCACCTCCGGTGACTACGAAACCTACCCGGCTCTGAATACGGTCAATGGCTTCTGCTTGTGCGTGGACGGAACCCCGGTCTTCAAGGATTGCAGCGAGGGTGACACCTACAGCACAGCCGTGGGTGCCTGCCTTTCGCCATCCTCCAAGGTCCACGAGGCCCTCCTCTGCGATTCCAGTCGATGCCACAGCCGTGCCGTTTTGGCCACCACTTTCGCGGCCACCAATACCAGCAGTGGTTACTGCAGCTGCCAGGAAGTGGGAGTCTCCACCTTCACCAGCTGTGCGGATGAGCATGTTTACGAGGAGAGCGCCGGATCCTGTGTGGTCGAGGCTTGCGATTACTCCAACTGCCTGAACAAAGCCGCCTTCGAAACCTTCGAGGCGAAGAACACCACCGATGGCTTCTGCTCCTGCGATGGTGTGGCCACGTTCCATCACTGCGAAACGGGACACGTGTTCGACAAGGCCCAGGGCATTTGTCTGCTGAAGAACGCCATGGCTATGATCTCGTGCAACCTCAAGGAGTGCCTGAGGCGAGGCCAATTCGAGCCATTCGCCGCTGAAAACACCCGGTCCGGATTCTGCTCCTGCGATGACCAGGAACGCGTCAGCGTCACCTTCCATCCGTGCGCGGAGGGACAACACTTTGACGCCGAGCTCGGCGTGTGCAAGGACCATCGCATCCAGAAGCGTTCCCTGGAGGCGGAGGAAAAC ATTTGTGACATAGATGAGAAGCGCTCGGTTCCAGCGAACTGCTCCCAGTACGAGGTGTGCGTAGATGGCCACTGGCGGCGACGCACATGCTCCGACCAGCGCTACTACAATCCGGAGCAGCAGCGCTGCCTGGAGCCCCGGGATGACCTGGTCTGTGCCTACGCCAGGGTATCGAATCTTCCGCCCTGCAACAATGTCAGCGAGTCCCAGACTGTGGTGGCTAAAAGTGGCAACTGCCTGCAATACTTCCGCTGCTATGGTGGCAAGTGGCGCCTGCGCAACTGCCCCAAGCAGCACTACTACTCGTCCTCGGTAGGATCATGCCTGCCCTTGCCAAGGGGTCATGAGCAGGATAGGAATCAAACCATGTGCGGTTTGGCGAGGAGCAAGTCGGTCAGTAATTCCTCGCAGGACTGCCAGCAGCTGGCAGTGCGTCCTTCGTTGGCAGGAGGCTGCCAGAGTTACCTCATGTGCCTGGACAACTCCTGGTGGCTGCATCAGTGTCCCTTGGGCATGTTCTTTAGCCAGGAGCACAACTACTGTCTGCCCAATGATGCGGGCCAGTGTTCTCCGCCGGCGGAGCAGAATGGGACGAACTGCTCCAATGGAGACAGCAGATCCTTGGTGGGCAGTTGCCACAGCTACGAGTTGTGTGCGGGTGGTCAGTGGACCAGGCGACGCTGCCAGGAGAGGGAACAATTCGAACCCATGCTGGGATGTATCCCCAGCGATGGCAGCTGCCATGACAATGGGATGAGGCGGATCTGCCGGGAGGGAGAGCTGCGAGCTCAGTTTGGAGACAGCTGCTCCCAGACATTCCTCTACTGCGACGCGGAGGAGTGGCATCTGGGCAGCTGCCTGAGGGGTCACAGTTTTGCCGCCAGTCTCAACAAGTGTCAGGTGCAGTCGCAATGCCAGCTCCAGATGAGGGATCTCCCCTCGGAGAACCAGTGCCTGGGTCAGATGGATGGCCTGAGTGTCGCCGATCCCACGGATTGCACTCGATTCTACCTGTGCCTCCAGCAAGTTCCCGCCATTCTGCAAAACTGCGTCTCCGGTAGCTTCTTCGACTCCAGCCAGGGCTACTGCCGACCAAATGATGGCTCCTGCCAGCTGGCCATTTGCTCGGGACTGGAAGATGGCAAATTGGTGGCTCATCCGGAAGATTGCCGTTCTTACTACAGCTGCTCGAGCCAGAATGGAACCCGATTGATACAGTGCGATGAGGGGCAGTACTTCCACAGCTTGCTCTCGATTTGTCGTATGGATTATGGTCAGTGCCGAAAGGTTTCCAATGATGAGGATACTGCGACAGCAACCAGACTGTGCTCCGGACTTCATGGAGTAAAATTACCCCACGAGCGCTACTGCAATTTGTACTACGCTTGCGTTAAGGGATTAGCCATTCCCGTGGAGTGTCCCGCAGAGCAACAGTTCAATCCGGTGCTGTCCACTTGTGAGCCAGAGAATCAGGCGGTACAACCATGTCCCAATGGTCAGCTGGAAGGGAATGTGAGCTACGTCTACAGCTGTGGGAACCTCCATGATGGCAGCTTCCTGGCCAACCGGACTGACTGCACCCGGTACTTTATCTGCGCCGGCGGGGTGGCCACTGCCCAGCGATGTGCCGCGGGCAGCTTCTTCGATCCGGAGCAACTGCTCTGCGTGGCGGACGACGGCTCTTGTCCACTGGTGGAATCGGTGCCCGATGATGATGACACTCCAAACAATCAGCATGTGCCTCCAGATCCACTGGTTTGTGAGGGCAAACATGGGTATATCATGCCCGATCCGGCCAACTGCAACAACTTCTACCTCTGCGTCTCTGGAAAACTTCGCCATGAGCTTTGCTACACGGATTACTTTTTCAACGCCACATTGCAGCAGTGCCAGGCCCATGAGGTCATCTCGGATGGGGATTCCATAACGGAGAATCCAGTAGAGTCTCAACAGGTGGAGCTAGGTGGCCAGGAAAAGGCGGCGACGAATGGGATCTGCAAGGATGCGCCAACCACTTTTGCCGGCATATGTGGAATAATCGGAAATGGCGCCTATGTGGCGGAGCAGGGCGACTGTAGGCGGTACACCAGCTGCGAGGATGACGAACCCGTCTCCCAGCGATGTCGCAACGGGGAAAGCTTCGACAGTCTCTTGGGTATCTGTCGACAGAACGACGGAACCTGCCTCATGGAGAACGGCGAAAGGGTGGGAGTCTGCAACGGAAAGCATGGACAACTGACTCGCGATGCCGACAACTGCCGGGGATACTTCACCTGCGTCCATGGCCAAAAGATCGAGGGGGAGTGCGCCCAAGGAGAGTGGTTCAACCGGCTGACCAACAGCTGTGAAGTCGATGTCTTGCAACAGTGCAAAAGTTCTTCAGAAGAAGTAATCAGCGCCGATAATCTGGGTTAA
- the LOC108034680 gene encoding anoctamin-4, which translates to MSSHEGRSGERSHIFQIRIDSVEDESTAPITEASSREDLIGSAAREADRNSDQSVFQFPRFLSVPALRSPRQSPDPSTRRQVMSSPAKSERMIRRSQTKQRPRRLSQDSGIVAGRLIGYGEGTFVDSNLQSRSPAETDPPDSSYSCQENDNVALGNTKPATPIPPNSKLSANRARAGSAAYTEKWLNSSVMRTSNANPLFPKTNSIAMPLPTHLESESAEPSPTQAFGPKIVGSNEEDIPGTAMRRNLGLNLSPTLESGDRVNQSYEIMESSHSNVLPDQFGYRQLIPTERKASDTTSSVSGSYYGSRKASKSNSVGGESGDERRVSKQDREGLDPESLMFRDGRRKVDMVLAWEEEDLGVMTEAEAKRRDNRRCFMENLIKEGLEVELEDKSQSFNEKTFFLKIHLPWRLETRLAEVMNLKLPVKRFITISVKPSWDEENVVLRNVQYWKDVWQRLTKKIQLDQTLLEGETTFKAATANGNPEEQFIVKDRATAFTSAQRSLMVMQVLIRTPFDESDRSGIRRLMNDGTYLGCFPLHEGRYDRPHSSGISLDRRVLYQTWAHPSQWYKKQPLCLVRKYFGDKIALYFCWLGFYTEMLVYPSVVGTLCFIYGLATLESEDNTPSKEICNEYGTGNITLCPLCDKACSYQRLSESCLFSRLTYLFDNPSTVFFAIFMSFWATTFLELWKRKQSVLVWEWDLHNVDMDEENRPEFETNATTFRMNPVTREKEPYMSTWNRSIRFVITGSAVLFMISVVLSAVLGTILYRITLVSVIYGGGGFFVKEHAKLFTSVTAALINLVVIMLLTRIYHRMAIKLTNLENPRTHTEYEDSYTFKIFFFEFMNFYSSLIYIAFFKGRFFDYPGDDQARKSEFFRLKNDICDPAGCLSELCIQLAIIMVGKQCWNNFMEYLFPKFWNWWRQRKHKQATKDESHLHMAWEQDYHMQDPGRLALFDEYLEMILQYGFVTLFVAAFPLAPLFALLNNVAEIRLDAYKMVTQARRPLAERVEDIGAWYGILRIITYTAVVSNAFVIAYTSDFIPRMVYKFVYSETHTLAGYIEHSLSIFNTSDYKEEWGASVSERDPDTCQYRGYRNGPKDYEPYGLSPHYWHVFAARLAFVVVFEHVVFVITGIMQFIIPDVPSEVKTQMQREQLLAKEAKYQHGIKRAQGDSQDIMSLFRDTSNRTSIAGSQVTARGSWARRFSRMSDGLDAHVEVAARPRRSVESTVWEVS; encoded by the exons ATGAGCAGTCACGAAGGAAGGTCCGGCGAGAGGTCACACATCTTTCAGATCCGCATCGACAGCGTCGAGGATGAGAGCACCGCGCCCATAACGGAGGCCAGTTCACGAGAGGATCTCATCGGCAGCGCCGCCCGGGAGGCCGACAGGAATAGCGATCAGTCGGTCTTTCAGTTCCCCA GATTCCTTTCGGTGCCAGCGCTACGAAGCCCGCGCCAGTCCCCAGATCCCTCCACCAGGAGGCAGGTGATGTCCAGTCCGGCCAAGAGCGAGCGCATGATCCGCCGGAGCCAGACGAAGCAGCGACCCCGAAGACTTAGCCAGGACAGTGGCATTGTGGCGGGAAGATTAATAGGATACGGG GAAGGTACCTTCGTTGACTCCAACCTCCAGTCCAGATCTCCAGCCGAAACGGATCCGCCAGATAGCTCATACAGCTGCCAGGAGAACGATAATGTTGCCTTGGGCAACACCAAGCCCGCCACTCCGATTCCGCCAAACTCCAAGCTGAGTGCCAACCGGGCTCGGGCAGGATCGGCTGCCTACACGGAAAAGTGGCTCAACTCCTCGGTGATGCGGACGAGCAATGCCAATCCCCTGTTCCCCAAAACCAACTCGATTGCCATGCCTCTGCCCACGCATCTGGAATCCGAGTCGGCGGAACCAAGTCCCACGCAGGCGTTTGGTCCCAAGATCGTGGGCAGTAATGAGGAGGATATTCCCGGCACGGCCATGCGACGTAACCTGGGTCTGAACTTAAGCCCCACGTTGGAATCGGGCGACAGGGTGAATCAGTCCTATGAGATAATGGAGTCCTCGCACTCCAATGTTTTGCCCGACCAGTTTGGCTATCGGCAGCTCATTCCCACAGAGCGAAAGGCCTCGGATACCACGAGTTCCGTGAGCGGAAGTTACTATGGCAGCCGAAAGGccagcaaaagcaacagcGTGGGTGGCGAATCCGGAGACGAGAGAAGGGTCAGCAAGCAGGATCGGGAGGGCTTGGATCCGGAATCGCTGATGTTCCGTGATGGCAGACGGAAAGTGGACATGGTGCTGGCctgggaggaggaggacctgGGCGTCATGACCGAGGCGGAGGCCAAGCGTCGCGACAACCGACGCTGCTTCATGGAGAACCTCATCAAGGAGGGACTCGAGGTCGAGCTGGAGGACAAGTCGCAGTCCTTCAACGAGAAGACCTTCTTTCTGAAGATCCATCTGCCCTGGCGGCTGGAGACTCGACTGGCTGAGGTCATGAACCTGAAGCTGCCCGTCAAGAGATTCATCACCATATCCGTAAAGCCATCTTGG GATGAGGAGAATGTTGTGCTGCGGAATGTGCAATATTGGAAGGATGTGTGGCAGCGCTTGACCAAGAAGATTCAGCTGGACCAAACCCTTCTGGAGGGAGAGACGACTTTTAAGGCTGCGACAGCTAATGGCAATCCGGAAGAGCA GTTCATTGTCAAAGACCGCGCCACGGCCTTCACCAGTGCCCAGCGCTCGCTGATGGTGATGCAGGTGCTCATCCGGACGCCCTTCGATGAGAGCGACCGCAGTGGCATCCGGCGGCTAATGAACGATGGCACTTACCTGGGCTGTTTCCCGCTGCACGAGGGGCGCTACGACCGACCGCACTCCAGTGGAATCTCCCTGGACCGCCGGGTGCTCTACCAGACGTGGGCCCACCCCTCCCAGTGGTACAAAAAGCAGCCGCTCTGTCTGGTGCGCAAGTACTTTGGAGACAAGATAGCCCTTTACTTCTGCTGGCTGGGCTTCTACACGGAGATGCTCGTCTATCCCTCGGTGGTGGGCACCCTCTGCTTCATCTACGGCCTGGCCACCCTGGAGTCGGAGGACAACACGCCCAGCAAGGAGATCTGCAATGAGTATGGAACGGGGAACATCACCCTGTGCCCACTTTGCGACAAGGCCTGCAGCTACCAACGACTCTCCGAATCGTGCCTCTTCTCCAGGCTAACCTATCTCTTTGACAATCCCTCGACGGTGTTCTTCGCCATCTTCATGTCCTTTTGGG CCACCACATTCCTGGAACTCTGGAAGCGCAAGCAATCCGTTCTTGTTTGGGAATGGGACTTGCACAACGTAGATATGGATGAGGAGAACCGCCCTGAGTTTGAAACGAATGCCACGACGTTCCGCATGAATCCCGTGACGCGGGAAAAGGAACCCTACATGTCCACTTGGAACAGATCCATACGATTTGTCATAACCGGCAGTGCAGTGCTTTTTATG ATATCTGTTGTTCTATCTGCTGTTTTGGGTACCATACTCTATCGTATAACTCTGGTGTCGGTTATATATGGTGGAGGCGGATTTTTTGTTAAGGAGCATGCCAAGCTCTTCACCAGTGTCACGGCTGCCCTGATCAATTTGGTGGTCATTATGTTGCTTACAAGA ATCTACCACCGCATGGCCATTAAGCTGACCAACCTGGAGAATCCGCGCACCCACACGGAATACGAGGACTCCTATACATTCAAGATCTTCTTTTTTGAGTTCATGAACTTCTATTCCTCGCTCATCTACATAGCTTTCTTCAAGGGACGCTTCTTCGACTATCCGGGAGATGACCAGGCCCGCAAAAGCGAGTTCTTCCGCCTGAAGAATGATATCTGCGATCCGGCGGGCTGCTTATCCGAGCTCTGCATCCAACTGGCCATCATAATGGTGGGCAAGCAGTGCTGGAACAACTTCATGGAGTACCTGTTCCCCAAGTTTTGGAACTGGTGGCGTCAGCGGAAGCACAAGCAG gccaCCAAAGATGAGTCCCATTTGCACATGGCCTGGGAGCAGGACTATCATATGCAGGACCCGGGTCGCCTGGCCTTGTTTGATGAGTATCTGGAAATGA TTCTTCAATACGGCTTTGTCACGCTTTTCGTGGCTGCATTTCCATTGGCACCGCTCTTTGCCCTGCTCAACAATGTGGCAGAGATCCGCTTGGATGCCTACAAAATGGTCACCCAGGCTAGACGACCTCTGGCAGAGCGCGTCGAGGACATTGGGGCCTGGTATGGAATCCTTCGGATCATCACCTATACAGCCGTCGTCTCGAATGCCTTTGTGATAGCCTACACCAGCGATTTTATACCGCGCATGGTCTACAAGTTTGTCTATTCCGAGACCCATACTTTGGCCGGCTATATAGAGCACTCGCTGTCCATCTTTAATACCTCGGATTACAAGGAGGAGTGGGGTGCCTCGGTCAGTGAGCGAGATCCAGACACCTGCCAGTATCGCGGTTATAG aaatggTCCCAAGGATTATGAACCCTATGGACTGAGTCCCCATTACTGGCATGTCTTTGCTGCCCGCTTGGCTTTTGTGGTGGTTTTCGAG CACGTGGTCTTTGTCATAACCGGCATCATGCAGTTCATCATTCCGGATGTCCCGTCCGAGGTGAAGACGCAGATGCAGCGGGAGCAGCTGCTGGCCAAGGAGGCCAAGTACCAGCACGGCATCAAGCGGGCCCAGGGCGACAGCCAGGACATCATGAGCCTGTTCCGGGACACCAGCAATCGCACCTCGATCGCGGGAAGCCAGGTGACTGCCCGAGGAAGCTGGGCTCGCCGCTTTAGCCGTATGAGCGATGGCCTGGATGCCCATGTGGAAGTGGCCGCCCGACCACGAAGATCGGTGGAGTCCACGGTGTGGGAGGTTTCCTGA